A single region of the Manihot esculenta cultivar AM560-2 chromosome 12, M.esculenta_v8, whole genome shotgun sequence genome encodes:
- the LOC110627909 gene encoding LOB domain-containing protein 36 — translation MSSSNSPCAACKFLRRKCIQECVFAPYFPPDQPQKFSCVHKVFGASNVAKLLNELNASQREDAVNSLAYEAEERLRDPVYGCVGLISILQHRLKQLQNDLYIAKRELAGYIGPSAMLPILQNPTYMPQQHLGNPSSSNVIPYNMLPMMGIPTGPPHGGQLMIREHPQQHPTHPQQQFFEAQQLADAVVVRDQQEMFRTYDQQQPEDQSQHHQELVRYNSGFDAAGLVTATGYNQLSVASAMSPSLALGIYDNPYQIQQTAHPHHQLQEQLLLQPQQQQPPQLTQQQHQRSGNEEGRSVGPSC, via the coding sequence ATGTCATCATCGAACTCGCCCTGTGCAGCGTGCAAGTTTCTCAGGCGAAAATGCATCCAAGAATGCGTTTTTGCACCGTATTTTCCACCGGATCAGCCTCAAAAGTTTTCCTGTGTCCACAAGGTATTTGGCGCCAGCAATGTCGCTAAGCTTCTCAACGAGCTTAACGCTTCCCAACGAGAAGATGCCGTCAATTCCCTCGCTTATGAAGCTGAGGAGCGTCTCCGTGATCCTGTCTACGGCTGTGTGGGTCTAATATCCATCCTTCAACATAGACTAAAGCAACTTCAGAATGATCTCTACATTGCCAAGAGAGAGCTGGCAGGGTATATTGGGCCCAGTGCAATGCTTCCCATCTTGCAAAATCCGACGTATATGCCCCAACAGCATCTGGGTAATCCGTCTTCTTCAAATGTCATCCCCTATAACATGTTGCCGATGATGGGTATTCCTACTGGGCCACCGCATGGCGGCCAACTTATGATAAGAGAGCACCCACAACAGCATCCAACGCATCCACAGCAGCAATTCTTTGAGGCTCAGCAATTGGCTGATGCTGTGGTCGTAAGAGACCAGCAAGAGATGTTTAGGACTTATGATCAGCAGCAGCCTGAAGATCAATCACAACACCATCAAGAGCTTGTGAGATATAACAGTGGTTTTGACGCAGCAGGTTTGGTCACTGCTACTGGATACAATCAGCTAAGTGTCGCTTCTGCTATGTCACCGTCTTTGGCTTTAGGTATCTATGACAACCCTTACCAGATTCAACAAACGGCGCACCCTCATCATCAGCTTCAGGAACAGCTTTTACTTCAACCACAACAACAACAGCCTCCTCAACTAACCCAACAGCAACATCAAAGGTCTGGAAATGAAGAGGGCAGGAGTGTCGGCCCATCCTGTTGA